One Flagellimonas sp. CMM7 genomic region harbors:
- a CDS encoding sugar phosphate isomerase/epimerase: MGTTQSRAQEIGVQLYSLRNQFAESVPQTLKLIKKWGITTIEGGENTYGLEQQYFIELLKKNNLKTISVGTNQEELDDNPHAVVLRAKAFGAKYAMCPWIKHKRNDFTIKDVKKAVAIFNIAGKLLKENGINLVYHIHGYEFQPYNNGTLFDYMVENSKNFDFEMDVFWVQHGGENPLKLLRKYPTKFKLIHLKDMKKGTVGDNTGGAPDHTNVALGTGLIDIKAIVLKAQELGIKHMFIEDESKNVKKQIPESLEYVKAILK, from the coding sequence ATGGGTACCACCCAAAGTAGAGCTCAAGAAATTGGAGTTCAGCTCTATAGCCTAAGAAATCAGTTCGCAGAAAGTGTTCCTCAAACGCTGAAATTAATTAAAAAGTGGGGAATAACCACTATTGAAGGTGGTGAAAACACGTATGGGCTAGAACAGCAGTATTTCATTGAATTGCTTAAAAAAAACAATTTAAAGACCATTAGCGTGGGCACCAATCAAGAAGAGCTAGATGATAACCCTCATGCTGTAGTCCTTAGAGCCAAAGCTTTTGGTGCAAAATATGCGATGTGCCCTTGGATTAAGCACAAAAGAAATGACTTTACCATTAAGGATGTAAAAAAAGCTGTAGCTATTTTTAACATTGCTGGAAAATTGTTAAAAGAGAATGGCATCAACTTGGTTTACCATATTCACGGTTACGAGTTTCAACCATATAATAATGGAACCTTATTTGATTATATGGTAGAAAACTCCAAAAATTTCGATTTCGAAATGGATGTTTTTTGGGTACAACATGGAGGTGAAAATCCATTGAAATTATTGCGGAAATATCCTACAAAATTTAAATTAATACATTTAAAGGATATGAAAAAAGGCACCGTTGGCGACAATACGGGTGGTGCACCTGATCACACCAACGTCGCTCTGGGGACTGGTTTAATTGACATAAAGGCCATAGTCTTGAAAGCACAGGAATTGGGTATTAAGCACATGTTCATTGAAGATGAATCTAAAAATGTAAAAAAACAGATTCCAGAAAGTCTGGAATACGTAAAAGCAATTCTAAAATAA
- a CDS encoding VCBS repeat-containing protein yields the protein MTILKYETIPSSFLYVILAWLFLLVLSSCKTEKHEKEIAVYNKHCATCHVAPKINELPKTIWKNSILPDMFSRMEIENINKDKYQGPFKSETTDFKPKISVNDVLLLEQFILSTAPDKLEVNQIPKMEQLESFEQIPIALDYKNGSAITYLDYSRDISKLYFGTVSGELGTYDFESKEVNIEFQGETPITWFNQGDTISYVTEIGLFAPSELEQGVISKIRKKNTQKIFEKFHRPVHTLVQDLNNDGKNELVISEFGNETGRLSMLVENDKSNFEKTVLLNQSGCIRTVAKDMNHDGMLDLVVLTSQGREGITILYQKRGFEFEAKNILKFSPVYGSSWFELIDYNNDGFIDIVTVNGDNADKSYVQKPYHGMRIHLNDGKGNYEESYFYALNGATRLAAADFDQDGDMDFGLIGSFPDYERAPQASFVYLENINSKKFDFKTKILKNPDAGRWFLMDAEDIDDDGDEDIVLSSLTYTFSPTPEDLLKHWSETNVDLMVLKNKLR from the coding sequence ATGACAATATTAAAATATGAAACCATCCCGAGTTCATTCTTGTATGTTATTCTTGCTTGGTTGTTCTTATTGGTTTTAAGTTCTTGTAAGACAGAAAAACATGAAAAAGAAATAGCAGTGTATAACAAACATTGTGCAACTTGTCATGTTGCCCCAAAAATTAATGAATTACCGAAGACTATTTGGAAAAATTCAATTCTTCCAGATATGTTTTCTCGTATGGAAATTGAGAATATAAATAAGGATAAGTATCAGGGGCCATTTAAATCCGAAACAACTGATTTTAAACCTAAGATCAGTGTAAACGACGTTTTATTACTTGAACAATTTATTCTTTCTACGGCACCAGATAAGCTGGAAGTAAACCAAATTCCAAAAATGGAGCAATTGGAGAGTTTTGAGCAGATTCCCATAGCGCTCGATTACAAAAATGGTTCTGCCATTACATATTTGGATTATAGCCGTGATATTTCGAAACTATATTTTGGAACTGTTTCAGGAGAGTTGGGTACTTATGATTTCGAGAGTAAGGAAGTAAACATTGAATTTCAGGGAGAAACACCAATTACATGGTTTAACCAAGGGGACACCATCAGCTACGTAACGGAAATTGGGTTGTTTGCCCCTTCAGAATTAGAACAGGGAGTCATTAGTAAAATAAGAAAAAAGAATACTCAAAAAATATTCGAAAAATTCCATCGCCCTGTACATACCCTTGTTCAAGACTTAAACAATGATGGAAAAAATGAGTTGGTGATCAGTGAATTTGGAAATGAAACAGGGAGATTATCTATGTTAGTGGAGAATGATAAGTCCAATTTTGAAAAAACTGTACTTTTAAATCAATCGGGCTGTATTAGAACTGTCGCTAAGGATATGAATCATGATGGTATGCTTGATTTGGTTGTTCTAACCTCACAAGGTAGAGAAGGAATTACGATTTTATACCAAAAGAGAGGATTTGAGTTTGAGGCAAAAAATATATTGAAATTTAGCCCTGTATATGGGAGTAGCTGGTTTGAACTTATTGATTACAACAATGATGGTTTTATAGATATTGTAACGGTAAATGGGGACAATGCAGACAAATCATATGTGCAAAAACCGTATCATGGTATGCGAATTCATCTTAATGATGGAAAGGGTAATTACGAGGAATCTTATTTCTATGCCCTGAACGGAGCAACGCGTCTGGCAGCGGCCGACTTTGATCAAGATGGGGATATGGATTTTGGATTGATCGGCTCCTTTCCAGATTATGAAAGAGCTCCACAAGCATCCTTTGTATACCTTGAAAACATAAACTCTAAAAAATTTGATTTTAAAACCAAGATCTTAAAAAATCCGGATGCGGGACGATGGTTTTTGATGGATGCTGAGGATATCGATGATGATGGAGATGAGGATATTGTCTTAAGTTCACTAACGTATACTTTTTCACCAACACCAGAAGATTTGTTAAAACACTGGTCAGAAACAAATGTTGACCTAATGGTTTTAAAAAATAAGCTGAGGTAA